The Mangrovibacillus cuniculi sequence CATACATCTCAATACCAATGTAGTTTACTTCTGGATTTGCTTTTGCCATACCAGCTAAGAATTGTCCTTTACCAGTTCCTACCTCAATATGAATAGGGTGGTCGTTTCCAAAAAGTTCTTTCCATTTTCCTTTATAGTCGAATGGATTCGAAATCGCGATGGAGTTATGCTCCTGTAAGAAATCACTTGCCCAAGGCTTATGACGTAATCTCATCTCGTTCACCTCTATGAAGAATAATTAAAAAGGGAACACACACACTATGGTTATGTCCCCAAATGGTTCAAATTGAAATCGAAAGGAAGAATAATATGCCTTTACAAACATCTGATCAAGTACGCTTACTAGCAGATCTTTTGCAAAACCAACAAACCGATTGTTGTGGATCTAATCAAGAATGTGAGCAAATGGAAAGGCTAGTCCAATCTTTATTGTCTAATCCAAATACCGAACAAGAAATGAAATCAATACTGGAAGATATTTCTGTTTATAGTAAATCCGGTAGCACTTCTCAACAATTAGATCAACATATCTCTTCTTATCAATCTAATCTTGGAGATTGGGCTACACAATTGAACAACCATTATAAATTATAAGCATTTTTCTAAAAAGGCGAGACTACTTTTCACTTCGTGGTCTCGATTTTGTTCTTTAGACCACTGGATGGAAAGTAATGTTTGACCTATCATGTACCACTTTAATCGAAGCAAGAGGCTTTCATTCATATCTAAACCATAATGATGTAACCAATCAGCCCACTCGTCTTTTTCTACATACCAATATAAAATCATACTTAAATCTAAAGCATGGTCCGCAATTACGGCGCCTTCCCAATCAATCAAATATAATTGGTTCGCCTCAGTTAACAGCCAGTTGTTATGATTTAAGTCTCCATGGCATACTACCAAATCCTCCGTATACACTTCATCTACATGTTGATCTAGATAACTCAATGCAGCTTGAACGCTTGGATGTAGCACAACTTCTTTCGTTAGAGTCGTCTCGATTTGCATCAACATTTCATAAGGCGTGTACGGTTGTTTCCCAATGCGCTTTAACATCGTTAACAAAGGCTTAGATTGATGTATTTTACTTAGAAGGTCACCAACAAGCGGCATACGCATATCAGCAGGCTTTAATTCTCTACCTTCAAGCCACTCTTGTGCTGTAATGACGTCCCCACTTTCTAGTCGTTTCGTCCAGACAAGTTTAGGAACAATTCCCTCCGCGGACAGAACCGCAATAAACGGGGAAGCATTGCGCTTTAAGAAAAGCTTTTGATCATCATGTATAGCAAAGAACGCTTCTCCAGTCGCTCCGCCAGCCGGGATTATCTCCCATCCCTGTCCAAATAAATAGTCCAACTTCATTCACCTTCGTTTATTCCGCTTAAAGCGTTAATATCATACCGTCTTTTGCCTTGTAGCATGTGTAACAAAAAAAAGCAATTGAGGACAAAGATACCCCAAAAGCCACCTTACATCATATTATCGTTTCTGGCAACCTTTCGTCAAGAAGTTTCGACATAAACCTGTCAAAAACACCCTTATGTTTTCACGACAATAAATTCAGGACCTTGTACCTGTTTATCTATAAACACATTGTTGGAAGCGTTCGATAGCGTAAACAATACTTCTCCCTCATAGATTGGTACATTCACTTTATTTCTCCCAACCGTACAAAAGAAGGAAAGTGTTTCCCCGTTACCGTTGGTTAATTGCCATGATATCCATTTTTCTTGATGATGGATCCCAATAGGAAGAGATTTACTCTCTGGTTCCCAGAAAACAGAAAAGTTATTTCTTACTTTTAATGCTAGTTTTACTTTTTGTATATAGCTGAGATTATGCACAGCTAAATCCCAATCTACTTGATTAATACTATCAGGAGATTGGTAACTATTCTCTACTCCTTCTTTAGTCCGAAAGAATTCCTGACCAGCATGGAGAAAAGGGATCCCATTAGAAAAAATAACTAAGCAAGTTGCTAAAAGGTGTCGTAATTTCCTCTCTTCTTCGTTTAAGTATGGAGCTGCCAGTGAAAATTTATCCCACAGTGTGTAATTATCATGACATTCTACATAATTAACTGCTTGATGAAATGGTAGATAGTGATCTTGTCGTAAAAAGTGTTTATACAATAACTCTAACTGGTCCGTAACACCTAACGCAATTCCATGCGACAACTCCTCAAATGTATTCCCTTTAATCATGTCTCGAAATCGATCATGGAAGAAGTACATGCCTGGAACCTGGCTTGCATGGTATGTGGTCGTTTTCTTTTCTTGCGGAAGCTCTGTTGGTAAATCCCAGCCTTCTCCTAACAGTAATAAAGAAGGAGCCTCCTCATCACGCCATTTAATTATTTCATTTGTCATATCTAAGTCAAAAATACCTAATAAATCAAACCTATATCCATCTACATGATAAGTAGAATACCAATAGCGGAGGGATTGTAAAATAAACTGTCTTACCATTCGTCTTTCTGTAGCAACATCATTTCCAACACCCGTCCCATCAGATGGGGTTCCATGAATGTTATGTCTAAAAAAGTAGCCTGGAACAATCTTCTCAAAGGCTGACAATTCTCTATCATACACATGATTGTACACCACATCGACAATAACCCCTATACCATTGTCATGCATAACATCTACAAGCTTTTTAAACTCTTCCATTGTATGAAAAGCATCAGAAGGGATAGAGCCGTAAGCATTCTTCAGGGAATTGAAATAAAGTGGATTGTACCCCCAATTATACGCTTCTAAACCATTCTCATCGTCCACTCCGAAGAATGAGTTGATTGGTAATAGTTCCACATGAGTGATACCTAAATCTTTCAAGTAATTTAACCCTGTAGAAAAAGATTTGTTATGGGAATGAACGGTGTTTGATTCTACAAATCCATTAAAAATGGCTTTTTGCTTTACTCCACTATTAGGATGTATGGTCCAATCTCGTAAATGAACCTCATAAATAATAGGAGTATGGTGAGCATTCTCTAACTTAGAAGGTGCTATCCAATCAGAAAAATCTTTTATTATTCCAAATTCATTATTAGGAGTTGTGCATACTGCAAATGGATCCACAGTCTCATACCAAACTAGGTTGTGTTTACAAAGGAATGTATATTTAATTCCTGAAAGGTTTTGGTTAATTTGAAAATTCCAAACACCTTTATCCTCTCGTTTTAAAGAATAATCCACTGTTTCAGAACTATACAAACGAACTTTTACTTCTGTAGCTGTAGGACTCCACAACTTAAAAATTGTGGTTTCCGTATCTACCCAAACTCCGAATCTTTCTTCGTTCGAATGCCACTTCTCATCAAAATCACTTGTTCTAACCACAGCACCTACCTGAACATCTACACTAGTTTGTATGTCATCCTGAATCCAAATTGTCTCTCCAAATTTCCATTCAAAATTCAGTTGTAAAATAAATTTCTTCGCGCCTTCCAACATCTCTGTATGAATAATGGGTAACGGAGTATCCGTCTTATGAACAAAAGTAAAAAAAGGGTTTCGATCTTTCATATAATCAAATGGCATAATGACAGTTAGCGTGGTTAATGTATCTACAAAAACAGAATATGGACGATCTATTTTGAGCATAGAAGTAGCTCCTTTCTACAATACATACTTCCATTCTAGCCACCGTCTCTAAAAAATAGCCATTTACCTTTCTTCTACTTTATTCTTTTACCCTGTCCGGTTTTACAGGCAATGTGTTATTCTTCTTTTTCAGCAGGACTTTCATCTACTTCCATCACAAAAGGATTGACTTCTTCGTCATGTAAAGGAGACCTCCTAAAGCTACTTGTCTGTGCATGTTTTAAAATGGCGTCCGCGGCACGAATTTGACTGTTCTTAATTGGCGACCTCATCTTTCGTTGTAGCATAAACCATTCCGGGTACGTTCGTTTATCTAATATGGTTAAATCAGTTGGGGGCTTGGGTAATCCACATATCCAGTTCTTGAGATAACAACTTTCTTTATAGGTAAATCCACTTGATGATGTTGAAAAATAGAGTGGACAATGCTTTCCATTCTGTTTAGGGCTACAACAGGATTTAACACTTTTGCAGATGAATCCCCAAACTTCTTTTCCCAAAACCTCTCCTTTGATCCTATATAGGCTTCATTTTCTTTCCCTTCTAGAAAAACAATGCACCATACATCTGTTGGAGAGATCAAGATTGTGTGGCATTCCACAGGAGCCTTTTTTATTAATAAAATCGGTTCATATAAAACTAAAAAGGTATCTGGAAATCTTTGAAGCAAATATCGTAACGTAGGATCATATTGATATTTTCTATCCATGATAGATCGCTGTGTAAACGTTGAGCTGGCCCAAGTTAACTGAAAAGAATACAGTTGATCTAAGAAAAACTGCTTTAATTCTTCTTCCGTATCTGGTACATAACTTAAATGAGGTAAAAAGGTAAAAGCAGGTCTCTCTTCTCCTTTTTCTTCCACTGCACTATCGAGAAGTTTAGAAGGTTTTTTCTTCACAAATTCTCTCATTTTAGTAAAGAGACTAATTTTTGTTTCTTCCACGATAATGGTTTCATTCTCTGGCCATTCGTCCTTTAACCACATTTCTAAAAGAGCGTCCCAATGTTGTTTCTTTAATCGTACATACTGTGATGGATAACGATAAATATCCATCTCATACCTTGATATATAATCTTGACATTTAATTAATTGTGCCACACGTATCACCTAATTTCTTTTCAATCTATTAGTTGTATCGGCTTTTTGAATTCTTTCTACATATTCAAAATAATTACCATTTCTTACTATAGCAATCGACTCGAATATTTGAAAGATATCTTGTTATTTATGTACAATAAGTACTATAGAAAATGCATCAAACGAATCAGAGTATCTTGCAGGAGGAATTAGGATGAAAGTAGTTCACAATATAGCCGATTTAATCGGAGATACACCATTAGTAAAGTTACAACGTTTAGCAGATCCAAATGGAGCAGATGTTTATTTAAAATTAGAATATTATAACCCAAGTAAAAGTGTTAAAGACCGTGCTGCGTTTCAAATGATTATCCAAGCAGAAGAGCAAGGGTTATTGAAAGCAGGTTCTACCATAATTGAACCAACTAGTGGAAATACAGGAATAGGGTTAGCCATGAATGCAGCAGCAAGAGGATATCGAGCAATCTTAGTGATGCCAGATACGATGACGTCAGAGCGTATTAACTTACTTAAAGCTTATGGTGCAGAAGTGGTTCTTACGCCAGGTGATGAAAAAATGCCAGGTGCTATTAAGAAAGCGAAAGAATTAGTAGATGAAATTCCTAATAGCTTTATGCCAATGCAGTTTGAAAATGATGCAAATCCTGAAGCTCATAGACGTTCTACTGGTCCTGAGATTATTGAGGCAGCAAATCAACTAAACCAACCTTTAAGTGCATTCATTGCAACTGCAGGTACGGGTGGGACTATAACAGGTACTGGAGAAGTGTTAAGAGAAGAATACCCAGATGTGGAGATTCATGTAGTAGAACCAGCAGGATCTCCCGTTCTTTCAGGTGGAAAACCTGGTAAGCATAAACTAGTGGGAACTAGCCCAGGTTTCATCCCTGAGATTTTAAACCAAGACATCTACAATAAGATTCATCAAATAAAAGATGAAGAAGCATACGAAACGGTGAAAAGACTAGCGAGTGAAGAAGGCATCCTGGTAGGTCCATCATCCGGTGCTGCATGTTTCACAGCCATCAACGTAGCAAAAGACTTGCCAAAGGGAAGCTTCGTTGTATGTATCGCTTGTGATACGGGCGAGAGATATCTATCCAGTGACTTGTTTTCCGAGTAATAGTCTACAGAGTATCATTTGGCTGACTAAAGTTGAGACCGATATAAAAAACAGGTGGGCCTTTTAGAGGACCTACCTGTTTTTGGATAATATAATATATCTAAGTTCTTATAAAACATTAGATTGCAGTTCTAATGCTTTTCCTCTGTCAATCTTTTGGGATTGGAGCGGAAGGGGGGCGACTCCAGCGGGATTGAAGCGGTAAGTCGAGACCCCACAGGAGCGCGCCCTTTAGCGACGAGGAGGCTCGGCACCGCCCCGCGGAACGCGTCCCCCCTGTAGCGCAAATCCCCTTGTAGTCACTATGGTGTTTCTCTACAACTCTA is a genomic window containing:
- a CDS encoding phosphotransferase family protein — protein: MDYLFGQGWEIIPAGGATGEAFFAIHDDQKLFLKRNASPFIAVLSAEGIVPKLVWTKRLESGDVITAQEWLEGRELKPADMRMPLVGDLLSKIHQSKPLLTMLKRIGKQPYTPYEMLMQIETTLTKEVVLHPSVQAALSYLDQHVDEVYTEDLVVCHGDLNHNNWLLTEANQLYLIDWEGAVIADHALDLSMILYWYVEKDEWADWLHHYGLDMNESLLLRLKWYMIGQTLLSIQWSKEQNRDHEVKSSLAFLEKCL
- a CDS encoding NERD domain-containing protein; translated protein: MAQLIKCQDYISRYEMDIYRYPSQYVRLKKQHWDALLEMWLKDEWPENETIIVEETKISLFTKMREFVKKKPSKLLDSAVEEKGEERPAFTFLPHLSYVPDTEEELKQFFLDQLYSFQLTWASSTFTQRSIMDRKYQYDPTLRYLLQRFPDTFLVLYEPILLIKKAPVECHTILISPTDVWCIVFLEGKENEAYIGSKERFWEKKFGDSSAKVLNPVVALNRMESIVHSIFQHHQVDLPIKKVVISRTGYVDYPSPQLI
- the cysK gene encoding cysteine synthase A, with amino-acid sequence MKVVHNIADLIGDTPLVKLQRLADPNGADVYLKLEYYNPSKSVKDRAAFQMIIQAEEQGLLKAGSTIIEPTSGNTGIGLAMNAAARGYRAILVMPDTMTSERINLLKAYGAEVVLTPGDEKMPGAIKKAKELVDEIPNSFMPMQFENDANPEAHRRSTGPEIIEAANQLNQPLSAFIATAGTGGTITGTGEVLREEYPDVEIHVVEPAGSPVLSGGKPGKHKLVGTSPGFIPEILNQDIYNKIHQIKDEEAYETVKRLASEEGILVGPSSGAACFTAINVAKDLPKGSFVVCIACDTGERYLSSDLFSE
- the pulA gene encoding type I pullulanase — translated: MLKIDRPYSVFVDTLTTLTVIMPFDYMKDRNPFFTFVHKTDTPLPIIHTEMLEGAKKFILQLNFEWKFGETIWIQDDIQTSVDVQVGAVVRTSDFDEKWHSNEERFGVWVDTETTIFKLWSPTATEVKVRLYSSETVDYSLKREDKGVWNFQINQNLSGIKYTFLCKHNLVWYETVDPFAVCTTPNNEFGIIKDFSDWIAPSKLENAHHTPIIYEVHLRDWTIHPNSGVKQKAIFNGFVESNTVHSHNKSFSTGLNYLKDLGITHVELLPINSFFGVDDENGLEAYNWGYNPLYFNSLKNAYGSIPSDAFHTMEEFKKLVDVMHDNGIGVIVDVVYNHVYDRELSAFEKIVPGYFFRHNIHGTPSDGTGVGNDVATERRMVRQFILQSLRYWYSTYHVDGYRFDLLGIFDLDMTNEIIKWRDEEAPSLLLLGEGWDLPTELPQEKKTTTYHASQVPGMYFFHDRFRDMIKGNTFEELSHGIALGVTDQLELLYKHFLRQDHYLPFHQAVNYVECHDNYTLWDKFSLAAPYLNEEERKLRHLLATCLVIFSNGIPFLHAGQEFFRTKEGVENSYQSPDSINQVDWDLAVHNLSYIQKVKLALKVRNNFSVFWEPESKSLPIGIHHQEKWISWQLTNGNGETLSFFCTVGRNKVNVPIYEGEVLFTLSNASNNVFIDKQVQGPEFIVVKT
- a CDS encoding YtzH-like family protein, which encodes MPLQTSDQVRLLADLLQNQQTDCCGSNQECEQMERLVQSLLSNPNTEQEMKSILEDISVYSKSGSTSQQLDQHISSYQSNLGDWATQLNNHYKL